A portion of the Symphalangus syndactylus isolate Jambi chromosome 13, NHGRI_mSymSyn1-v2.1_pri, whole genome shotgun sequence genome contains these proteins:
- the NFYB gene encoding nuclear transcription factor Y subunit beta isoform X3: protein MTMDGDSSTTDASQLGISADYIGGSHYVIQPHDDTEDSMNDHEDTNGSKESFREQDIYLPIANVARIMKNAIPQTGKIAKDAKECVQECVSEFISFITSEASERCHQEKRKTINGEDILFAMSTLGFDSYVEPLKLYLQKFREAMKGEKGIGGAVTATDGLSEELTEEAFITSWLNNHRWSTTKCYGLHNIISTDFWCSTNSVFMI from the exons ATGACA ATGGATGGTGACAGTTCTAcaacagatgcttctcaactaGGAATCTCTGCAGACTATATTGGAGGAAGTCATTATGTTATACAGCCTCATGATG atacTGAGGACAGCATGAATGATCACGAAGACACAAATggttcaaaagaaagtttcagagaACAAGATATATATCTTCCAATAGCAAACGTGGCTAGGATAATGAAAAATGCCATACCTCAAACGGGAAAG ATTGCAAAAGATGCCAAAGAATGTGTTCAAGAATGTGTAAGTGAGTTCATCAGTTTTATAACATCTGAAGCAAGTGAAAGGTGCCATCAAGAGAAACGGAAAACAATCAATGGAGAAGATATTCTCTTTGCTATGTCTACTTTAGGCTTTGACAGTTATGTGGAACCTCTGAAATTATACCTTCAGAAATTCAGAGAG gctatgaaaggagaaaagggaattgGTGGAGCAGTCACAGCTACAGATGGACTAAGTGAAGAGCTTACAGAGGAGGCATTTA TTACCAGCTGGCTTAATAACCACAGATGGTCAACAACAAAATGTTATGGTTTACACAACATCATATCAACAG ATTTCTGGTGTTCAACAAATTCAGTTTTCATGATCTGA
- the NFYB gene encoding nuclear transcription factor Y subunit beta isoform X2, translated as MTMDGDSSTTDASQLGISADYIGGSHYVIQPHDDTEDSMNDHEDTNGSKESFREQDIYLPIANVARIMKNAIPQTGKIAKDAKECVQECVSEFISFITSEASERCHQEKRKTINGEDILFAMSTLGFDSYVEPLKLYLQKFREAMKGEKGIGGAVTATDGLSEELTEEAFTNQLPAGLITTDGQQQNVMVYTTSYQQISGVQQIQFS; from the exons ATGACA ATGGATGGTGACAGTTCTAcaacagatgcttctcaactaGGAATCTCTGCAGACTATATTGGAGGAAGTCATTATGTTATACAGCCTCATGATG atacTGAGGACAGCATGAATGATCACGAAGACACAAATggttcaaaagaaagtttcagagaACAAGATATATATCTTCCAATAGCAAACGTGGCTAGGATAATGAAAAATGCCATACCTCAAACGGGAAAG ATTGCAAAAGATGCCAAAGAATGTGTTCAAGAATGTGTAAGTGAGTTCATCAGTTTTATAACATCTGAAGCAAGTGAAAGGTGCCATCAAGAGAAACGGAAAACAATCAATGGAGAAGATATTCTCTTTGCTATGTCTACTTTAGGCTTTGACAGTTATGTGGAACCTCTGAAATTATACCTTCAGAAATTCAGAGAG gctatgaaaggagaaaagggaattgGTGGAGCAGTCACAGCTACAGATGGACTAAGTGAAGAGCTTACAGAGGAGGCATTTA ctaacCAGTTACCAGCTGGCTTAATAACCACAGATGGTCAACAACAAAATGTTATGGTTTACACAACATCATATCAACAG ATTTCTGGTGTTCAACAAATTCAGTTTTCATGA
- the NFYB gene encoding nuclear transcription factor Y subunit beta isoform X4, translating into MDGDSSTTDASQLGISADYIGGSHYVIQPHDDTEDSMNDHEDTNGSKESFREQDIYLPIANVARIMKNAIPQTGKIAKDAKECVQECVSEFISFITSEASERCHQEKRKTINGEDILFAMSTLGFDSYVEPLKLYLQKFREAMKGEKGIGGAVTATDGLSEELTEEAFTNQLPAGLITTDGQQQNVMVYTTSYQQISGVQQIQFS; encoded by the exons ATGGATGGTGACAGTTCTAcaacagatgcttctcaactaGGAATCTCTGCAGACTATATTGGAGGAAGTCATTATGTTATACAGCCTCATGATG atacTGAGGACAGCATGAATGATCACGAAGACACAAATggttcaaaagaaagtttcagagaACAAGATATATATCTTCCAATAGCAAACGTGGCTAGGATAATGAAAAATGCCATACCTCAAACGGGAAAG ATTGCAAAAGATGCCAAAGAATGTGTTCAAGAATGTGTAAGTGAGTTCATCAGTTTTATAACATCTGAAGCAAGTGAAAGGTGCCATCAAGAGAAACGGAAAACAATCAATGGAGAAGATATTCTCTTTGCTATGTCTACTTTAGGCTTTGACAGTTATGTGGAACCTCTGAAATTATACCTTCAGAAATTCAGAGAG gctatgaaaggagaaaagggaattgGTGGAGCAGTCACAGCTACAGATGGACTAAGTGAAGAGCTTACAGAGGAGGCATTTA ctaacCAGTTACCAGCTGGCTTAATAACCACAGATGGTCAACAACAAAATGTTATGGTTTACACAACATCATATCAACAG ATTTCTGGTGTTCAACAAATTCAGTTTTCATGA
- the NFYB gene encoding nuclear transcription factor Y subunit beta isoform X5: MDGDSSTTDASQLGISADYIGGSHYVIQPHDDTEDSMNDHEDTNGSKESFREQDIYLPIANVARIMKNAIPQTGKAMKGEKGIGGAVTATDGLSEELTEEAFTNQLPAGLITTDGQQQNVMVYTTSYQQISGVQQIQFS, translated from the exons ATGGATGGTGACAGTTCTAcaacagatgcttctcaactaGGAATCTCTGCAGACTATATTGGAGGAAGTCATTATGTTATACAGCCTCATGATG atacTGAGGACAGCATGAATGATCACGAAGACACAAATggttcaaaagaaagtttcagagaACAAGATATATATCTTCCAATAGCAAACGTGGCTAGGATAATGAAAAATGCCATACCTCAAACGGGAAAG gctatgaaaggagaaaagggaattgGTGGAGCAGTCACAGCTACAGATGGACTAAGTGAAGAGCTTACAGAGGAGGCATTTA ctaacCAGTTACCAGCTGGCTTAATAACCACAGATGGTCAACAACAAAATGTTATGGTTTACACAACATCATATCAACAG ATTTCTGGTGTTCAACAAATTCAGTTTTCATGA
- the NFYB gene encoding nuclear transcription factor Y subunit beta isoform X1 — MSVSSRRRPRRQRRRGRGHSPPALPRGPGPGPAPARPLPQRAGPGSGRGAAARLFVRRAKERRDAGQAASRSPPMSSGPGAEEGPRGCVGAPLSTASRAGSILCGEPAEGRETRPGPWPRSPGRGACPRGRPPPPAGLWRGPALCLPAHPGGRAAGGRQALGAGPGRPAESGDALWGRPPGTRRADRSPGTGRGAGATQAPAWGGRHGFGFLAAWFARKECSHLAACGPWTCPEG; from the exons ATGTCCGTCTCCTCCCGGCGCCGTCCCCGCCGCCAACGCCGCCGCGGCCGGGGGCACTCGCCTCCCGCCCTCCCGCGCGGGCCGGGACCGGGGCCCGCGCCTGCGAGGCCGCTCCCGCAGCGGGCCGGGCCGGGGAGCGGGCGCGGGGCCGCGGCGCGGCTCTTTGTGCGCCGGGCTAAGGAGCGGCGGGACGCGGGCCAGGCCGCCTCCCGCTCGCCGCCGATGAGCTCCGGGCCCGGGGCCGAGGAGGGGCCGCGGGGCTGCGTCGGGGCCCCGCTCTCGACGGCGTCTCGGGCCGGCTCCATTTTGTGCGGGGAGCCGGCCGAGGGGCGGGAGACGCGGCCCGGACCCTGGCCTCGTAGCCCCGGCCGCGGCGCGTGTCCCCGGGGGCGTCCCCCTCCGCCCGCGGGGCTGTGGCGGGGCCCGGCGCTTTGTCTGCCCGCACATCCCGGGGGCCGCGCAGCGGGTGGGAGGCAGGCGTTGGGCGCGGGGCCGGGGCGGCCGGCCGAGTCAGGGGATGCGCTCTGGGGGCGGCCTCCCGGCACTCGCAGGGCTGACAGGTCGCCCGGAACGGGCCGTGGGGCCGGGGCCACCCAGGCACCTGCGTGGGGAGGAAGGCATGGCTTTGGCTTCCTCGCAGCCTGGTTTGCGCGTAAAGAATGCAGCCATCTGGCGGCTTGCGGTCCCTGGACTTGCCCCGAAG GTTGA